The region AACTTTTGTAAAATGCGTCTATTTCGTTTAGAGCGCTATTTAGAGTGCTTATGTAGTTTAGCTTTGCAAGCTCGAAATTTGCCTCGCTAACCTTTAAATTTGACTTTAGTTTGTGGTAGTTTAAAAATGGCAAATTTAAAGCGATGTTTCCATTAAGAAATTTAAGGCTAAATACTTCTTCTTTTTTGTTGGCGCTGCTTTTGAGGCTGGCTCCTAGCGTGATGCTTGGATAAAACTCTTTTTGGCTAGCTTTATAGTTTAAAATGCCCTCTTCTATGCGGTAAATGGCCACTCTTAGATCAGGCCGGTTTGCTATGGCATTTGTTGGCACTTCTAGATCAACACCCACTCTTTTTACCGGACTTAGCGTGAGGTCTTCAAATTTAAGCTCAAATTCTGGACTCTCATTTAATAAAATTCTAAGAGTTTTTTTAGCTGTCACAAGCTCTTTTTTGGCACTTTCTATCTTATTTTGAGCGTTTAGTTGCTGTGAGTTTATATGTTTTAGACTTAGCGCCTCCTCTTTGCCAAGCTCAAATTTAAGCCCAACTATCTTATTTAGCTCATTATAAATTTCTAAAATTTGCTCATAAGTTTTTATGCTCTCGTTTAGATATAAGATCTGAAAATAGGCATCTGAGACAGAATTTATCACACTTAGCTTGCTAGCTTCTAGGTCAAATTTAGTAGCCTCTGCCTCAAACATCGCTGCGTCTTTGCTATTTGCTAGCTTTTGCCAAAGATCAATCTCGTAGCTAAGCCCTATGCTTGAGCCAAAACTTCTACTAGAAGCACCGCCCTCTTTTATATTTTTGCTACTTCCAGCCTCGATGCCAGCGTTAAAGCTTGGGATCAAATTTGCTTCCAAAACGCCAGCTTGAGCGAGTGCTTTATTTACGTTTATTGCTGCTTTTGCAAGGTCGGTGTTGTTTTTAAGTGCTAGCTCTACAAGCTCATCAAGGTAGCTTTGGTGATACTCTTTCCACCAAGAAGTGTTTAAATTTAGCTCCCTGCTGGCATTATCTTCAAGTAAAATTTGTTTGTAGTTTTCATCTATATTTTTAACAGCGCAGCCGCTTAAAACAAGTACTAAAGCTAAGCTTAGAAATTTCATATTACTCCCTTGAAAGCGCATCTATTGGATTTAGTTTTGAGGCATTTTTAGCTGGCATGTAGCCAAAAATGATGCCAATAGCCATCGACGTAACAAGCGCAAGCACGATCGAGCCATTTGAAAAGATCATGCTAAAACCATCTAAAAAGTTGTTAAAGATGTAGCCAATAGCATAAGAAAATCCTATGCCAATAGCACCGCCTATTAGGCAAAGCAATACCGCCTCTATCAAAAACTGCTGTAAAATGTTGCTCTGCCTAGCTCCGATCGCCATTTTA is a window of Campylobacter concisus DNA encoding:
- a CDS encoding TolC family protein, yielding MKFLSLALVLVLSGCAVKNIDENYKQILLEDNASRELNLNTSWWKEYHQSYLDELVELALKNNTDLAKAAINVNKALAQAGVLEANLIPSFNAGIEAGSSKNIKEGGASSRSFGSSIGLSYEIDLWQKLANSKDAAMFEAEATKFDLEASKLSVINSVSDAYFQILYLNESIKTYEQILEIYNELNKIVGLKFELGKEEALSLKHINSQQLNAQNKIESAKKELVTAKKTLRILLNESPEFELKFEDLTLSPVKRVGVDLEVPTNAIANRPDLRVAIYRIEEGILNYKASQKEFYPSITLGASLKSSANKKEEVFSLKFLNGNIALNLPFLNYHKLKSNLKVSEANFELAKLNYISTLNSALNEIDAFYKSYLNDEVLLVNYQEQIKNYEEISKIYELKYSYGKVELKQFLEAKNSELEAKIGLLKAKYTLLQDELNIYKAMAGKFNR